Proteins found in one Pyxidicoccus trucidator genomic segment:
- a CDS encoding fumarylacetoacetate hydrolase family protein produces the protein MTTARYCRFLHEGRAHHGRVEGTEVVVLSAAPWAGGKDTGLRRSLSSLTLLVPSDASKVVCIGQNYRKHAEEMGKPVPAEPLIFIKPSTALNGMGSPIRIPKASQEVHYEAELALVIGERVRNADEATAARAIWGLTCFNDVTARDIQKREIQHTRAKGYDTFACAGPWAVTGLSAADLRIVCRVNGQVRQDSRTSDMVFSPARLVSFISQGMTLLPGDMVSTGTPSGVGKLEAGDTVEVELEGIGTLVNPVEMEP, from the coding sequence ATGACGACCGCGCGCTACTGCCGCTTCCTGCACGAGGGCCGTGCGCACCATGGCCGCGTGGAGGGCACCGAGGTGGTGGTGCTGTCCGCGGCGCCCTGGGCCGGCGGGAAGGACACGGGCCTGCGCCGCTCGCTGTCGTCCCTCACGCTGCTGGTGCCCTCGGACGCGTCCAAGGTGGTCTGCATCGGCCAGAACTACCGCAAGCACGCGGAGGAGATGGGCAAGCCCGTCCCGGCCGAGCCGCTCATCTTCATCAAGCCCTCCACCGCCCTCAACGGCATGGGCTCGCCCATCCGGATTCCGAAGGCGAGCCAGGAGGTGCACTACGAGGCGGAGCTGGCGCTCGTGATTGGCGAGCGCGTGCGCAACGCCGACGAGGCGACGGCCGCGCGTGCCATCTGGGGCCTCACCTGCTTCAACGACGTGACGGCGCGTGACATCCAGAAGCGCGAGATTCAGCACACCCGCGCCAAGGGCTACGACACCTTCGCCTGTGCGGGGCCCTGGGCGGTGACGGGCCTGTCCGCGGCGGACCTGCGGATTGTCTGCCGGGTGAACGGGCAGGTGCGCCAGGACAGCAGGACGTCCGACATGGTGTTCAGCCCCGCCCGCCTGGTGTCCTTCATCTCCCAGGGAATGACGCTGCTGCCCGGCGACATGGTGAGCACGGGGACGCCGTCCGGGGTGGGGAAGCTGGAGGCCGGGGATACGGTGGAGGTGGAGCTCGAGGGAATCGGGACCCTGGTCAACCCGGTTGAGATGGAGCCGTGA
- the folK gene encoding 2-amino-4-hydroxy-6-hydroxymethyldihydropteridine diphosphokinase — MSDTVYVGLGSNEGDREAHLVAALTALSRIDAVAVLSCSSLFDSAPVGPPQPRFLNAVVALECGLPPQRLLCIIQQIEKDLGRRREERWGPRTIDLDILFWEGQLVADPHLQVPHLEMHKRRFVLEPLAELAPDLKHPVLGVTVKELLGKLAPQDVRRSEATWWPEASYSSTDT, encoded by the coding sequence GTGAGCGACACCGTCTACGTGGGTTTGGGTTCCAATGAGGGAGACCGCGAGGCCCATCTCGTCGCGGCCCTGACCGCGCTGTCCCGCATCGATGCGGTGGCGGTGCTGAGCTGTTCCTCCCTCTTCGACAGCGCCCCCGTGGGCCCGCCGCAGCCGCGCTTCCTCAACGCCGTGGTGGCGCTGGAGTGCGGCCTGCCGCCCCAGCGGTTGCTGTGCATCATCCAGCAGATAGAGAAGGACCTGGGGCGCCGCCGCGAGGAGCGCTGGGGCCCGCGCACCATCGACCTGGACATCCTCTTCTGGGAGGGCCAGTTGGTGGCCGACCCGCACCTCCAGGTGCCGCATCTGGAGATGCACAAGCGCCGCTTCGTGCTCGAGCCGCTGGCCGAGCTGGCTCCGGACCTGAAGCACCCCGTTCTTGGCGTCACCGTGAAGGAGCTCCTCGGGAAACTCGCCCCGCAGGATGTCCGCAGGAGCGAGGCCACCTGGTGGCCCGAAGCGAGCTACTCGAGCACCGACACATGA
- a CDS encoding tetratricopeptide repeat protein has protein sequence MNLSLALATAALLAAEPSNLPPGHPTVPPGTTASPARPPAGQGAGQLPEGHPPMEAAPTGAAPTGELPAGHPPMSGTGRAPPSADELLKQLDSTEGLRGKEKTFEIASSLGRLYYVNGRNADAVIYLLQAEARAKPARELFLAQRKKLGKTPVPSPEAAGCGFKPGMAVEDMATAAQERAKKGDTAGAAACARVALTPVLDVEMMRAHALFLSGDAEGALAAYAGVLEVEPTHEEALYSRSALLFETKGEDVAALKQARAGFDALVAAHPDTARAQMAKRLSTLAEETVKAGGRKKLLASRAEDRRIRLSQAAKAPADAPRPLSQEAIDAVQNTERTPELEQGLAKLVDEGEEHLAKGRYQEALANYTRVVPFQPENGRAKAGMAWALVGLGRPMAARVWSVAVQSDPAAVEKLGDTLKTKGDAKGAKALWERLAADAPEYPNKAALQAKLGQ, from the coding sequence ATGAACCTGTCCCTTGCCCTGGCCACCGCGGCGCTGCTGGCCGCCGAGCCCTCCAACCTCCCGCCCGGCCACCCGACGGTTCCTCCGGGGACCACGGCCTCGCCCGCCCGCCCGCCCGCCGGACAGGGGGCCGGCCAGCTGCCCGAGGGGCATCCCCCCATGGAGGCCGCGCCGACCGGGGCCGCTCCCACGGGTGAGCTGCCCGCGGGGCACCCGCCCATGTCCGGCACGGGCCGGGCGCCTCCTTCCGCGGATGAGCTGCTGAAGCAGCTCGACTCCACGGAGGGGCTGCGGGGCAAGGAGAAGACCTTCGAAATCGCCTCGTCGCTGGGGCGGCTCTACTACGTGAACGGCCGCAACGCGGACGCCGTCATCTACCTGCTGCAGGCGGAGGCGCGGGCGAAGCCGGCGCGCGAGCTGTTCCTGGCGCAGCGAAAGAAGCTGGGCAAGACGCCGGTGCCCTCGCCGGAGGCCGCGGGCTGTGGCTTCAAGCCGGGCATGGCGGTGGAGGACATGGCCACGGCGGCGCAGGAGCGCGCGAAGAAGGGCGACACCGCGGGCGCGGCGGCCTGCGCGCGCGTGGCGCTGACGCCAGTGCTGGACGTGGAGATGATGCGGGCCCACGCGCTCTTCCTCTCGGGCGACGCGGAGGGCGCGCTGGCCGCGTACGCCGGCGTGCTGGAGGTGGAGCCCACGCACGAGGAGGCCCTGTACTCGCGCTCGGCGCTGCTGTTCGAGACGAAGGGCGAGGACGTCGCGGCGCTGAAGCAGGCGCGCGCGGGCTTCGACGCGCTGGTGGCCGCGCATCCGGACACGGCGCGGGCGCAGATGGCGAAGCGGCTGAGCACCCTGGCGGAGGAGACGGTGAAGGCGGGCGGCCGGAAGAAGCTGCTCGCCTCGCGCGCGGAGGACCGGCGCATCCGGCTGTCCCAGGCCGCCAAGGCGCCGGCCGACGCGCCGCGCCCGCTGTCGCAGGAGGCCATCGACGCCGTGCAGAACACCGAGCGCACGCCGGAGCTGGAGCAGGGCCTGGCGAAGCTGGTGGACGAGGGCGAGGAGCACCTGGCGAAGGGCCGCTACCAGGAGGCGCTGGCCAACTACACGCGCGTGGTGCCCTTCCAGCCGGAGAATGGCCGCGCGAAGGCGGGCATGGCGTGGGCGCTGGTGGGCCTGGGCCGTCCCATGGCCGCGCGCGTGTGGAGCGTGGCCGTGCAGTCCGACCCGGCGGCGGTGGAGAAGCTGGGCGACACCCTGAAGACCAAGGGCGACGCGAAGGGCGCCAAGGCGCTCTGGGAGAGGCTCGCCGCGGACGCTCCGGAGTACCCCAACAAGGCGGCCCTGCAGGCCAAGCTGGGGCAGTAG
- a CDS encoding KpsF/GutQ family sugar-phosphate isomerase has translation MARAPRSAAKKPRLRALPGRPAQPPASAPDAEATLAYARGVLEAEARAILNVTERLGESFLSAVRLVRECTGQVVVTGMGKAGHIGQKLSATLASTGIRSVYLHPAEAVHGDLGRVARGDVILALSNSGSTEELVRLLPAFKRMATPVIALTGDTESPLARGAELVLDIGPIEEACPMGLVPTASTAALHALGDALAMAVLRSRPFGTEDYALLHPGGKLGRSVQRVFELMRSGPANPLVLDTAPLSQVVRVMTKTPGRPGAACVVDKAGLLVGIFTDGDLRRRVEDGLTDFTVPVRDVMGKHPRCVTPETLVLTATAQMRELRVDQLPVVDAEGHAVGLLDVQDLLAAKFV, from the coding sequence ATGGCCCGCGCCCCTCGCTCCGCCGCCAAGAAGCCCCGCCTGCGCGCCCTCCCCGGCCGCCCTGCCCAGCCCCCCGCGTCCGCTCCCGACGCCGAGGCCACGCTTGCCTACGCGCGAGGCGTGCTGGAGGCCGAGGCCCGCGCCATCCTCAACGTCACGGAGCGCCTGGGGGAGTCCTTCCTGAGCGCCGTGCGCCTGGTGCGCGAGTGCACCGGGCAGGTGGTCGTCACCGGCATGGGCAAGGCGGGCCACATCGGCCAGAAGCTGTCCGCCACGCTGGCCTCCACGGGCATCCGCTCCGTGTACCTGCACCCGGCCGAGGCCGTGCACGGGGATTTGGGCCGCGTGGCGCGCGGGGACGTCATCCTCGCGCTGTCGAACAGCGGCTCCACCGAGGAGCTGGTGCGCCTGCTGCCCGCGTTCAAGCGCATGGCCACGCCCGTCATCGCCCTCACGGGTGACACGGAGAGCCCGCTGGCGCGGGGCGCGGAGCTGGTGCTGGACATCGGCCCGATTGAAGAGGCGTGCCCCATGGGGCTGGTGCCCACCGCCTCCACCGCGGCGCTCCATGCGCTGGGGGACGCGCTGGCCATGGCGGTGCTGCGCTCGCGGCCCTTCGGCACGGAGGACTACGCGCTCCTGCACCCGGGCGGGAAGCTGGGGCGCTCCGTGCAGCGCGTCTTCGAGCTGATGCGCAGCGGCCCCGCCAACCCGCTGGTGCTGGACACCGCGCCCCTGTCCCAGGTGGTGCGGGTGATGACGAAGACGCCGGGCCGGCCGGGCGCCGCGTGCGTGGTGGACAAGGCCGGACTGCTGGTGGGCATCTTCACCGACGGCGATTTGCGCCGCCGCGTGGAGGACGGCCTCACCGACTTCACGGTGCCGGTGCGCGACGTCATGGGGAAGCACCCGCGCTGCGTGACGCCGGAGACGCTGGTGCTCACCGCCACCGCGCAGATGCGCGAGCTGCGGGTGGACCAGCTCCCCGTGGTGGACGCCGAGGGCCACGCCGTGGGCCTGCTCGACGTGCAGGACCTGCTGGCCGCGAAGTTCGTCTGA
- the fsa gene encoding fructose-6-phosphate aldolase, with amino-acid sequence MKFFIDTADVEEIRKAHAMGCVDGVTTNPSLLAKVGRPLEETIREICTIVDGPISAECVSLEADELVKEGRTLAKIHDNVVVKIPMGVEGMKAVKALTAEGIRTNVTLCFSANQALLCAKAGATYVSPFVGRLDDISQDGMELISTIIEIYQNYDFNTQVLVASVRNPVHVLQAARMGADVATLPYSVIAQLANHPLTDAGIKKFLADWEKVPKAARPPAAK; translated from the coding sequence ATGAAGTTCTTCATCGACACCGCTGACGTCGAGGAGATCCGCAAGGCCCACGCGATGGGCTGCGTGGACGGCGTGACTACCAACCCGTCGCTCCTGGCCAAGGTGGGGCGGCCCCTGGAGGAGACCATCCGGGAGATCTGCACCATCGTCGACGGCCCCATCAGCGCCGAGTGCGTCTCGCTGGAGGCGGACGAGCTGGTGAAGGAGGGCCGCACCCTGGCCAAGATTCACGACAACGTCGTCGTGAAGATTCCCATGGGCGTGGAGGGCATGAAGGCCGTCAAGGCGCTCACCGCCGAGGGCATCCGCACCAACGTCACCCTCTGCTTCTCCGCCAACCAGGCCCTGCTGTGCGCCAAGGCGGGGGCCACCTACGTGTCGCCCTTCGTCGGTCGCCTGGATGACATCTCGCAGGATGGCATGGAGCTCATCTCCACCATCATCGAGATCTACCAGAACTACGACTTCAACACGCAGGTGCTGGTCGCCAGCGTCCGCAACCCGGTGCACGTCCTCCAGGCCGCGCGCATGGGCGCGGATGTGGCCACGCTGCCCTACAGCGTCATCGCCCAGTTGGCCAACCACCCGCTGACCGATGCCGGCATCAAGAAGTTCCTGGCCGACTGGGAGAAGGTCCCCAAGGCGGCCAGGCCCCCGGCGGCGAAGTAG
- a CDS encoding acyl-CoA dehydrogenase family protein — translation MEFQLTDAQRALQEAARKYAREVVRPKAAHYDETATFPRDLLTTAWELGLLNMAIPSEYGGVGLSHLEQVIVGEELSWGCAGVATSIIANDLANLPIILHGTDDQKKRLLSHFAERVKFASFCLTEPEAGSDVANMQTTARRDGDFYVLNGAKCFITNGGHAEQYTVFATLDKAKKHKGITCFVVEGRPQGLSVSKHENKMGQRASDTVSLTFEDVRVPVANRIGEEGQGFAVAMATLDNSRPLTAMFSVGIARAALEYSMEYASQRRTFGKPIIEHQAIQFMIAEMGMNTHAARMLTYESAWLLDEGKRNTLQSSYAKCFAADMAMKVATDAVQVYGGYGYIKDYPVEKLMRDAKLIQVYEGTSQVQRLVIARELFK, via the coding sequence ATGGAATTCCAGCTCACCGACGCCCAGCGCGCCCTCCAGGAAGCGGCACGCAAGTACGCCCGCGAGGTGGTGCGCCCCAAGGCCGCGCACTACGACGAGACGGCCACCTTCCCCCGGGATTTGCTGACCACCGCCTGGGAGCTGGGCCTGCTGAACATGGCCATCCCCTCCGAGTACGGCGGCGTGGGCCTGTCCCACCTGGAGCAGGTCATCGTCGGCGAGGAGCTGAGCTGGGGCTGCGCCGGCGTGGCGACGTCCATCATCGCCAACGACCTGGCCAACCTGCCCATCATCCTCCACGGCACGGACGACCAGAAGAAGCGCCTGCTCTCGCACTTCGCGGAGCGGGTGAAGTTCGCGTCCTTCTGCCTCACGGAGCCCGAGGCCGGCAGCGACGTGGCCAACATGCAGACCACCGCGCGCCGGGACGGGGACTTCTACGTCCTCAACGGCGCCAAGTGCTTCATCACCAACGGCGGCCACGCCGAGCAGTACACGGTGTTCGCCACGCTGGACAAGGCGAAGAAGCACAAGGGCATCACCTGCTTCGTGGTGGAGGGCCGTCCCCAGGGCCTGTCCGTCAGCAAGCACGAGAACAAGATGGGCCAGCGCGCCAGCGACACCGTGTCGCTGACCTTCGAGGACGTGCGCGTCCCGGTGGCCAACCGCATCGGCGAGGAGGGCCAGGGCTTCGCCGTCGCCATGGCCACGCTGGACAACAGCCGTCCGCTCACCGCCATGTTCTCCGTGGGCATCGCCCGCGCCGCGCTCGAGTACTCCATGGAGTACGCCAGCCAGCGCCGGACGTTCGGCAAGCCCATCATCGAGCACCAGGCCATCCAGTTCATGATCGCCGAGATGGGCATGAACACCCACGCGGCGCGCATGCTCACCTACGAGAGCGCGTGGCTGCTGGACGAGGGCAAGCGCAACACCCTCCAGTCGAGCTACGCCAAGTGCTTCGCCGCCGACATGGCCATGAAGGTCGCCACCGACGCCGTGCAGGTCTACGGCGGCTACGGCTACATCAAGGACTACCCCGTGGAGAAGCTGATGCGCGACGCCAAGCTCATCCAGGTCTACGAGGGCACCAGCCAGGTCCAGCGGCTCGTCATCGCTCGCGAACTGTTCAAGTAG
- a CDS encoding electron transfer flavoprotein subunit beta/FixA family protein, producing the protein MKILVTAKRVEDPESKIKVKPDGSGIVQEGLKYKINPFDEIGVEEGLRLVAKHQGEVVVVSIGGKEVQEQLRHALAMGAHRAVWVNHTGPLDQLGIAGLLQKVAEKEKPDMVILGKQSIDDDQNQVGQYLAEFLGWGQATFASKVESLESEQEKNKVPALVIGADGKTVRVIREVDNGLATLECQLPAIVTTDLRLNQPRYASLPGIMKAKSKPIEELTPDKLGVNVTPAIQVLKMSSPPARKAGIKVADVPALVEKLHNEAKVV; encoded by the coding sequence GTGAAGATCCTCGTCACCGCCAAGCGCGTGGAAGACCCCGAGTCCAAGATCAAGGTCAAGCCGGATGGCTCGGGCATCGTTCAGGAGGGGCTCAAGTACAAGATCAACCCCTTTGACGAGATCGGCGTCGAAGAGGGCCTGCGCCTCGTCGCGAAGCACCAGGGCGAAGTCGTGGTGGTGTCCATCGGCGGCAAGGAGGTGCAGGAGCAGCTCCGGCACGCCCTGGCCATGGGCGCCCACCGCGCGGTGTGGGTGAACCACACCGGCCCGCTGGACCAGCTCGGCATCGCCGGCCTGCTCCAGAAGGTCGCGGAGAAGGAGAAGCCGGACATGGTCATCCTCGGCAAGCAGTCCATCGACGACGACCAGAACCAGGTGGGCCAGTACCTCGCCGAGTTCCTCGGCTGGGGCCAGGCGACCTTCGCCTCCAAGGTGGAGTCGCTGGAGAGCGAGCAGGAGAAGAACAAGGTGCCCGCGCTCGTCATCGGCGCCGACGGCAAGACGGTGCGCGTGATTCGCGAGGTCGACAACGGGCTGGCCACGCTGGAGTGCCAGCTGCCCGCCATCGTCACCACGGACCTGCGCCTCAACCAGCCGCGCTACGCCAGCCTCCCCGGCATCATGAAGGCCAAGAGCAAGCCCATCGAGGAGCTGACCCCGGACAAGCTGGGCGTGAATGTCACCCCGGCCATCCAGGTGCTGAAGATGTCGTCGCCCCCCGCGCGCAAGGCGGGCATCAAGGTCGCCGACGTGCCGGCCCTGGTGGAGAAGCTCCACAACGAGGCCAAGGTCGTCTGA